A region from the Stygiolobus caldivivus genome encodes:
- the upsF gene encoding membrane pilin protein UpsF: protein MKWLACELFEEKIKKYLEYTGGDYEEVCRKSKKLLKTMPIPLSVIVLISLFISKILILSAVGVGLIVYFYPLLYSWSRKEEYKKSVNQEAPLISIIAYVNSLVDKNVLHTMEELARIKDLKVPSVEYQMIRKRKEVLNESTYRAIERRAILHKGDLLGKVYFKFLIASDLGASIRDRMREAMNEVLQYYKEEYKNYVDRSSEFAEIIFAVYLLLPIVLVGFQFTFKVNPVQLLLPLLFTPAFIFLISIIQPSGDYSIKLNYKQFLPLIALVPIILLPISITVKLSGIITVIALSLFWVYNQVRVANYLLNQIPDILKEMSDYMKIGYSTVTAFSKLQPREHGPGSEILNEIISKTSLDNEIPEVKTPSVFFNNIMNVLRVLSKTGLSSVGLEELSDLVNEIVNLRSSIIRQLRLFDAMLILTPIMLWLTFSMLGHIFTNSENNLESIVIFTYSLATALIFSKLSRFTSLYLPSVIIPLIISTILSVFPHGV, encoded by the coding sequence TTGAAATGGCTAGCATGTGAACTATTTGAGGAAAAAATAAAAAAGTACTTAGAATACACAGGGGGAGATTATGAAGAAGTATGTAGAAAATCGAAGAAACTACTTAAGACTATGCCAATTCCTCTTTCCGTGATCGTCTTAATTTCTCTCTTCATATCCAAGATTCTTATACTAAGTGCTGTAGGAGTCGGTTTAATTGTTTATTTTTATCCTCTACTCTACAGTTGGTCCAGAAAGGAGGAGTATAAGAAGAGCGTTAACCAAGAAGCGCCTCTGATATCAATTATTGCATATGTCAATTCATTAGTCGATAAAAACGTCCTTCATACAATGGAAGAACTGGCTAGGATTAAAGACCTAAAGGTTCCTTCAGTTGAGTATCAGATGATCAGAAAGAGAAAAGAAGTCCTTAACGAGTCTACTTATAGGGCAATAGAAAGAAGGGCTATCCTGCATAAGGGCGATTTACTTGGAAAGGTTTACTTTAAATTCCTTATAGCATCAGACCTAGGTGCATCTATTAGGGATAGAATGCGGGAAGCTATGAACGAGGTCTTGCAGTACTATAAGGAGGAATATAAAAATTATGTTGATAGGTCTTCGGAATTTGCAGAAATAATATTTGCCGTATATCTATTGTTACCCATAGTACTAGTAGGATTTCAGTTTACGTTTAAAGTAAATCCAGTACAATTACTCCTACCCCTGCTCTTTACTCCAGCATTTATCTTCCTTATCTCTATAATTCAGCCTAGTGGTGATTACTCTATTAAGTTGAATTATAAGCAGTTCCTACCCTTAATAGCATTAGTGCCTATTATTTTACTCCCTATAAGTATAACCGTTAAACTGTCTGGGATAATTACCGTAATTGCATTATCATTGTTTTGGGTATATAACCAGGTGAGGGTTGCTAATTATCTTCTTAATCAAATACCTGATATACTAAAGGAAATGTCTGATTATATGAAAATTGGTTATAGCACTGTTACAGCGTTTTCAAAACTTCAGCCCAGGGAACATGGACCCGGTTCTGAAATCCTTAATGAGATCATTAGTAAAACGTCACTAGACAACGAAATTCCAGAGGTAAAGACGCCTTCAGTATTCTTCAACAATATAATGAATGTTTTAAGAGTGCTTAGCAAGACGGGGCTATCCAGTGTAGGATTAGAGGAGCTATCTGACTTGGTAAACGAGATAGTAAACCTAAGGTCTTCGATCATAAGACAGTTGAGACTGTTCGATGCCATGCTTATTCTGACACCTATTATGTTATGGCTGACCTTCTCCATGCTAGGTCATATATTTACGAATTCTGAAAATAACCTAGAGAGTATAGTAATATTTACCTATAGTCTAGCTACTGCCTTAATCTTCTCTAAGTTATCTAGGTTCACATCGCTATATCTACCATCTGTCATTATCCCCTTGATAATATCTACAATACTTTCGGTTTTCCCTCATGGTGTTTAA
- a CDS encoding pyridine nucleotide-disulfide oxidoreductase, which produces MMKTLIVGAGYAGLNAYYSLNKNAQILSDKDYFLFYTAYLRAMLNLSRGKYTANLNFVTLGKVIEYDLDQKWVKTKEGKEFNPDNLVLAVGCDRSGQLSFIDKILSKEKISISVETSQEDYLAVQLAFYLRNRGKNVSYCGNALQDLGERVSNAIMESMQEKGIRIEEKCEDIIPECRPPYPFDFFDVDPFLRYKGVYVIGDLIKGYPKVGELAMRTGIYVAKYIKKETVDPFTPIFINIIDTGDYALHIRSNKLWGGNIEVVKRSKVRSLMKRFIERYYIFRKGKMGLLYYL; this is translated from the coding sequence ATGATGAAAACGCTAATCGTTGGTGCAGGGTACGCTGGGCTGAACGCCTATTATAGCCTAAATAAAAATGCACAAATACTGAGCGATAAAGATTACTTTCTATTTTACACGGCTTATCTAAGAGCAATGTTAAACTTAAGCAGGGGTAAATATACTGCTAATTTAAATTTTGTCACTTTAGGTAAAGTGATAGAATATGACCTTGACCAGAAATGGGTAAAAACTAAGGAAGGTAAAGAGTTTAACCCCGATAACCTAGTTTTAGCTGTAGGCTGCGATAGATCGGGCCAACTATCGTTCATAGACAAGATTTTAAGTAAAGAAAAGATAAGTATTAGCGTAGAGACAAGCCAAGAGGACTACTTGGCAGTTCAATTAGCGTTTTATTTAAGAAATAGAGGAAAGAATGTAAGTTACTGCGGTAACGCCTTACAAGATCTTGGAGAAAGAGTAAGCAATGCGATTATGGAGAGTATGCAAGAGAAGGGGATAAGAATAGAGGAAAAATGTGAGGATATTATCCCCGAATGTAGACCACCATACCCCTTTGATTTTTTTGATGTAGACCCATTTTTACGCTATAAAGGGGTATATGTTATAGGTGATTTAATAAAGGGGTATCCGAAAGTCGGAGAGTTAGCTATGAGAACAGGGATTTATGTTGCGAAGTATATTAAAAAAGAAACTGTAGACCCCTTTACGCCTATATTTATTAATATAATTGATACTGGAGACTATGCACTACATATAAGAAGTAATAAGCTTTGGGGCGGAAACATAGAGGTCGTTAAGAGATCTAAGGTAAGAAGTTTGATGAAGAGATTTATTGAAAGGTATTATATCTTTCGTAAAGGGAAAATGGGACTATTGTATTATCTATAA
- the upsB gene encoding pilin subunit UpsB: MKAVTSIFSSLIVTLITLSLAVPLFLYFNTIYNNSRSELGSSYNALQNAMNTQITIIRASDNISDIYVYNYGKYNVTIEEVIIGNSTFITNYNLRPLGIVSLYNIIKTNSSNINDLFVDKNTSIVLRVNGNYYYYS; encoded by the coding sequence ATGAAGGCAGTAACTTCTATTTTTTCCTCTTTAATTGTAACTTTAATCACACTTTCTCTCGCTGTTCCCCTATTTCTTTACTTTAACACTATCTATAATAATTCAAGGAGTGAATTAGGTTCTTCCTATAATGCCCTCCAAAATGCCATGAACACACAAATCACAATAATTAGGGCTTCGGATAATATATCGGACATATATGTATATAATTACGGGAAATACAATGTCACAATTGAGGAAGTGATCATCGGAAATTCTACTTTTATAACCAATTATAATTTACGGCCTTTAGGAATAGTATCTCTATATAATATAATAAAAACAAATAGTTCTAACATTAACGATCTATTTGTAGATAAAAACACTAGCATAGTTTTACGAGTGAATGGTAACTACTATTATTATTCTTAA
- a CDS encoding endonuclease III domain-containing protein — MCTAREIYSLLKNEYPKLNDEEFIAYYVCNRTKDLFKTLVATILSQNSTDKSAMIAYKNLENNIGIDPDLLSKAKMEDIIDSIRICGLSNSKARYIKNVADIFRGSRIDFSDCNQLKEFLLSIEGIGNKTADVVLVTCLGCKAFPVDTHIRRVITRLGIVGESPRYQDISEYFINHLDKHELLELHHLLITHGRRVCKARKPLCNICVLKSCCEFYVKMVEPTGSQTS; from the coding sequence GTGTGCACTGCAAGGGAAATTTACAGCTTGTTAAAAAACGAATATCCTAAATTAAATGATGAGGAGTTTATAGCCTATTACGTATGTAATAGGACAAAAGATCTATTTAAAACATTAGTTGCAACAATTCTTTCCCAGAATTCGACAGATAAATCGGCTATGATAGCATACAAAAATTTAGAGAATAATATAGGTATAGACCCAGATTTACTATCTAAAGCTAAGATGGAGGATATAATAGATTCAATTAGGATTTGTGGTCTATCTAATTCTAAAGCTCGATATATAAAAAACGTGGCAGATATCTTTAGAGGTAGTAGAATTGACTTCAGTGATTGTAATCAGCTTAAAGAATTTTTACTTAGCATAGAGGGTATAGGTAATAAGACAGCTGACGTAGTCCTCGTCACTTGTTTAGGCTGTAAAGCCTTTCCAGTGGACACTCACATAAGGAGAGTTATTACACGGCTAGGCATAGTAGGCGAAAGTCCAAGGTATCAGGATATATCTGAATATTTTATAAATCACTTAGATAAGCACGAACTTTTGGAATTGCACCATTTGCTCATAACTCATGGTAGAAGAGTATGCAAAGCAAGAAAACCTTTATGTAATATATGTGTGTTGAAAAGTTGTTGTGAATTTTACGTTAAAATGGTTGAGCCCACTGGTTCTCAAACCTCATGA
- the upsA gene encoding pilin subunit UpsA yields the protein MRKPLQHKKGISSILGTVIVLAITIALGALLYAYSQGMFGNLTQNVNVNAQAQIIVNPSTSQAYLQLTLVNDGNVNVNITSLSINSATVAQFAPTSILPGQTFQHVYPLQGKFNAGQYYTVIIGGTTGVGKPFNITLNVLASETA from the coding sequence ATGAGAAAGCCCCTACAACACAAAAAAGGTATATCATCTATACTGGGTACTGTAATAGTCTTAGCGATAACTATAGCTCTAGGTGCACTACTGTACGCATATAGCCAAGGTATGTTTGGTAACTTAACCCAAAACGTCAACGTGAATGCGCAAGCTCAAATAATAGTTAACCCATCTACGTCTCAAGCGTATTTACAGCTGACCCTTGTAAATGATGGTAATGTTAACGTTAATATAACATCATTAAGTATTAATAGCGCTACTGTCGCTCAGTTTGCCCCGACCAGTATTCTACCGGGCCAGACGTTCCAACACGTTTATCCTCTTCAAGGTAAGTTTAATGCCGGACAATATTATACTGTTATAATCGGCGGTACTACTGGCGTAGGTAAGCCATTTAATATAACCTTGAACGTGTTAGCATCAGAGACTGCGTGA
- a CDS encoding glycosyltransferase: MLTLLLQVLLFVYPSIFIIYQLVLYKRSNKILVLNQNLKDTNLPFLSIIVPTKGESIEVLQGLINNVNELVWDKRKLEVIIVSDDSEDYFNELVNKLSIPSDLDVKIFRREKKLGYKSGALLYGYERAKGQLILTIDVDSRLPKDALIKAYAKMVTGNCDAVVFEWTGYTNNNYSSLAKGLIATTVLASKALFKGKESLGLRPFPVGSGTLFKKEVLDELDGWDYKLIQDDLEIGARMAYLGKKVCASGVPIYIEVPDNLYGFYVQQTRWALGTGEVLRNRIRHIINSPYSFTQKFDMIFHLLQYTPIILTFILATLISLLSPFVKGDILRTPLFLVWIATVIGYATTLFILALRLGLGFKNSIMAIGRLTAFTVAISPFITISFLKGIISRNKIYIVTPKGANQTSFQVKVRRIIAVIAMLGILYLLASIIYLIHNYFITGIWLLYYSSGYIYTWLTYDKEL; this comes from the coding sequence ATGCTAACACTATTGTTGCAAGTGCTACTCTTTGTATATCCTTCAATATTTATCATTTACCAACTGGTGTTATACAAGAGGTCTAACAAAATCTTGGTTTTAAACCAAAATCTTAAAGATACTAATTTGCCCTTCCTTTCAATAATAGTCCCTACAAAAGGGGAAAGTATCGAAGTCCTTCAAGGACTTATTAATAATGTGAACGAGCTTGTATGGGACAAGAGAAAACTTGAGGTTATAATTGTTTCTGACGATAGTGAAGATTATTTTAATGAACTTGTAAACAAACTCAGCATACCATCAGATCTAGATGTCAAAATCTTCAGGAGAGAGAAGAAGCTAGGATATAAGAGTGGGGCTTTACTCTACGGGTACGAGAGGGCAAAAGGACAATTAATTTTAACTATCGATGTGGACTCAAGGTTGCCTAAAGACGCATTAATTAAAGCTTACGCAAAGATGGTGACTGGTAACTGTGATGCTGTAGTATTCGAGTGGACAGGGTATACGAATAATAATTATTCAAGCTTAGCCAAAGGGCTAATAGCTACCACCGTTTTGGCAAGTAAAGCTTTATTTAAGGGAAAAGAGAGTCTAGGGCTAAGACCTTTTCCGGTCGGGAGCGGGACCTTATTTAAGAAAGAGGTTCTGGACGAGTTAGATGGGTGGGATTACAAGCTTATTCAAGACGATTTAGAAATAGGTGCTAGGATGGCTTACTTAGGTAAAAAAGTTTGTGCTTCGGGTGTTCCAATTTATATTGAAGTACCAGATAACTTATACGGTTTTTATGTACAACAAACTAGATGGGCTTTAGGTACGGGGGAAGTATTAAGGAATAGAATTAGGCATATAATCAATTCTCCATACAGTTTTACTCAAAAATTTGATATGATCTTTCACTTGCTCCAGTATACCCCCATAATTTTAACATTCATATTAGCTACTTTAATTTCATTGCTATCTCCGTTCGTAAAAGGTGACATTCTTAGGACACCTCTATTCTTGGTGTGGATAGCCACAGTTATAGGTTATGCAACTACCTTGTTTATATTAGCTTTAAGGCTAGGGCTGGGGTTTAAAAACAGTATTATGGCAATAGGCAGGCTAACAGCCTTTACTGTGGCGATTTCTCCCTTCATTACTATCAGCTTTTTAAAAGGTATTATATCTAGAAATAAAATTTATATAGTAACGCCTAAGGGTGCCAATCAAACATCTTTTCAAGTTAAGGTAAGGAGGATAATAGCAGTTATAGCGATGTTAGGTATACTATATTTATTAGCTTCAATAATCTATTTAATTCATAATTATTTTATAACCGGAATTTGGCTATTATATTACTCATCTGGGTATATATACACGTGGCTTACCTATGACAAAGAATTATGA
- a CDS encoding ParB N-terminal domain-containing protein, with amino-acid sequence MSPIIVDSNSLTILDGHHRHYASLIIGLSKIPVILVDYNSNDVVVDSWSLDLREVKTEIIMELFRHLNSKGGKYCIKIGSVELYCDDDIFTLYWRVENIRQKIMSMGYNVVKIADKKGLVLPPIQKQDITLVSSKGLRFPPKSTRHIYKFFIPRDELSLKC; translated from the coding sequence ATGTCTCCTATAATCGTGGACTCAAATTCTCTAACCATTTTAGACGGACATCACAGGCATTATGCCTCCTTAATCATAGGTCTTAGTAAAATTCCAGTCATATTAGTGGACTATAATAGTAACGATGTAGTGGTGGATAGTTGGTCTCTCGATCTAAGGGAAGTTAAAACCGAGATAATTATGGAATTATTTAGGCACCTTAATTCCAAAGGAGGAAAATATTGTATAAAGATAGGGTCTGTTGAGTTGTATTGTGACGACGATATATTTACCTTGTATTGGAGGGTAGAAAATATTAGGCAAAAAATTATGAGTATGGGATATAATGTAGTGAAAATTGCTGATAAAAAGGGCTTGGTATTACCCCCTATTCAAAAACAAGATATTACCTTAGTTTCATCCAAGGGGCTGAGATTTCCGCCAAAATCGACCAGACATATTTATAAATTTTTTATACCAAGAGATGAACTATCTCTAAAATGCTAA
- the upsX gene encoding protein UpsX — translation MSKDQDRVLLYSDTVISPYYQLYPDVTVDGEWVVFEGGKLIRVDNQQRREIIQDYGSKIPIDVIYEDGKFLPVYKGLRGILVNGKKYSDYSTKYGFKVLVNSGITLITPEGKVIEKDKPNYYRIFSDYISLVYDNYSLVVDRRGNVKKYNKPAIYLATTSLGDLYQTINGRIIVDSLDYDLLGVCSSDVYYLGESYNGIFISCEGKVKYFYKGGWSYLGQIELNPHSSDVGQNIIALTNSYTQVYSYNLKKIFSLKNIQLLKIIGNKIVALSRGNKIFIISPHEEEGLISVSRAEIGYKLFISGYLKGEVHIGSRLVETGRKVENDNLIISIEPSKLDGNYVEDIIKIINEVYEYVYPVRVESEKASIDVKNIRLKMAEGNGRYVYDKESNAVLEGYLNYRIKSNLYKAIVLKARNKEVKYEIAGTDGELRFTLPFYKPDILEETIQIYVQRGSRTEDTYELTVKPDILNKKGIMSSSTIIEDSKRIKVRKIINKEFVWEEREEYPEVYDNLVVGKVGDYVNVEGNTIQVVKGAREVEIKRDNIRRKYVVYGIDNPVNIESIKIVGEDLYVLLRKDFENIPVSGIYGTQMDTTTGNELRFKLDPVYDEVIVITTLGGLKWKNTYKLENVLNNAIKIASCAATKLKEELETFGIV, via the coding sequence ATGTCAAAAGACCAAGATAGAGTATTACTCTATTCGGATACGGTGATCTCGCCGTACTATCAGCTATATCCAGATGTAACTGTAGATGGAGAGTGGGTAGTGTTTGAAGGAGGAAAATTAATCAGAGTAGACAATCAACAAAGGAGAGAAATAATACAAGATTATGGTTCAAAAATACCTATAGATGTTATCTATGAGGATGGAAAGTTTCTTCCCGTATATAAGGGCTTAAGGGGTATATTAGTTAACGGAAAGAAGTATTCCGACTACTCTACTAAGTATGGGTTTAAGGTGCTCGTTAATAGTGGCATTACTTTGATAACCCCAGAGGGTAAAGTTATTGAAAAAGATAAGCCTAATTACTATAGAATATTTAGTGATTATATCTCTCTTGTATACGATAATTATTCACTAGTTGTAGATAGACGAGGAAACGTAAAAAAGTATAATAAACCGGCCATCTATCTTGCAACTACCTCATTAGGTGATCTGTATCAGACAATTAACGGAAGGATTATAGTGGATTCCTTAGATTACGATCTTTTGGGAGTTTGCTCGTCAGATGTTTACTATTTGGGGGAATCGTATAACGGTATATTTATCTCGTGTGAAGGGAAAGTAAAATATTTCTACAAGGGTGGATGGTCTTACTTAGGGCAAATAGAACTTAATCCGCACTCCTCCGATGTAGGGCAGAATATAATAGCATTAACCAATAGTTATACACAAGTTTATTCATATAATTTAAAGAAAATATTTTCCCTTAAGAATATTCAATTACTAAAAATAATAGGAAATAAAATAGTAGCGTTATCCCGAGGTAATAAGATTTTTATAATATCTCCACATGAAGAGGAGGGACTAATCTCTGTTTCTAGAGCTGAGATAGGATATAAACTATTTATAAGTGGTTATCTTAAAGGTGAAGTACATATTGGTTCGAGACTTGTAGAGACCGGACGAAAAGTAGAAAACGATAACTTAATTATAAGCATTGAGCCTTCAAAATTAGATGGAAATTACGTAGAAGATATTATAAAAATAATTAATGAAGTATATGAATACGTCTACCCTGTTAGGGTAGAGAGTGAAAAGGCAAGTATAGATGTAAAGAACATAAGGCTAAAGATGGCCGAAGGAAACGGTAGATATGTATATGACAAGGAAAGTAATGCAGTACTAGAAGGTTACTTAAATTACAGAATTAAGTCTAACCTTTACAAAGCGATAGTTTTGAAAGCTAGAAATAAAGAAGTAAAATACGAGATAGCAGGCACTGATGGAGAATTAAGATTCACATTACCTTTTTATAAACCTGATATACTAGAGGAGACAATACAAATTTATGTCCAAAGAGGTAGTAGGACAGAAGATACCTACGAATTAACGGTTAAACCAGATATTTTAAATAAGAAGGGCATTATGAGCTCTAGCACTATCATAGAAGATTCTAAGAGGATTAAAGTAAGAAAGATTATTAACAAGGAGTTTGTATGGGAGGAGAGAGAAGAGTATCCAGAAGTTTACGATAATCTCGTAGTGGGAAAAGTAGGAGACTATGTAAATGTCGAAGGGAATACGATCCAGGTTGTTAAGGGGGCTAGAGAGGTCGAAATAAAGAGGGACAATATAAGGAGAAAATACGTGGTCTATGGAATAGATAACCCTGTCAATATAGAAAGTATTAAGATAGTAGGTGAAGACTTATACGTATTGTTACGAAAAGACTTTGAAAATATACCGGTTTCAGGGATTTACGGTACGCAGATGGACACTACAACCGGTAACGAGCTTCGCTTTAAACTCGACCCTGTTTATGATGAGGTTATAGTAATTACTACCTTAGGCGGGTTAAAATGGAAAAATACTTACAAACTAGAAAATGTACTTAACAACGCAATAAAAATAGCCTCATGTGCTGCTACGAAATTGAAGGAGGAGCTCGAAACTTTCGGGATAGTCTGA
- a CDS encoding type II/IV secretion system ATPase subunit, producing MSTELLEEYYVGPVKVNVLKKFNQCYYNVEEPRLSMLEEKAKEKVLSELYYTKVENLEEEVVKRLQSSKLSDESIEKILYYIKKTLLYGEITTLMLDPKVEEIEYKGYTYPITIIHRDYSECVRLYTNIVIQSDEDAIKTIEKLASKSNKSINIAKPYLEFSLPEGHRVAATISREISLPGSTFDIRKFPLKPFSIVEIMRYKMVNSLIASYLWLLLEYKPFLIILGATGSGKTTLLNALLNLINPNFKILTIEDTPEINIRSQNWVRFISRSTLSGNFDITMMDLARLSLRYRPDYLVVGEVRGKEIEALVHASASGHGSLTTFHGSRPTDAVTRITDLLASDLAKLFLQTIWAFIVVGNVKENNKTRRSVLSIYEVSSKSSKITFKKVVAWSYDKSEFSPSTVEDLIKKSILLKKLKEAYNVNVKMELDRRVKFLEGLEKSGVSSFEEVSQKILEFYGLGDNLEMASM from the coding sequence ATGAGCACGGAACTTTTAGAAGAGTATTATGTAGGCCCAGTAAAGGTAAACGTTCTAAAGAAGTTTAACCAATGTTACTACAATGTGGAAGAACCTAGACTGAGTATGCTTGAAGAGAAAGCCAAAGAAAAAGTCCTTTCCGAATTATATTATACTAAGGTAGAAAATCTCGAAGAAGAAGTAGTTAAGAGGTTACAAAGCTCTAAGCTAAGCGATGAGTCTATAGAGAAGATATTATACTACATTAAAAAGACGTTACTCTACGGTGAGATAACAACATTAATGCTGGACCCTAAGGTAGAAGAGATAGAATATAAAGGGTATACATATCCGATAACTATTATCCATAGAGACTATTCTGAATGTGTTAGGCTCTATACAAATATTGTAATTCAATCAGATGAAGATGCAATAAAGACAATAGAAAAATTAGCAAGTAAATCAAACAAAAGTATAAACATAGCAAAGCCGTATCTTGAATTTTCTCTACCCGAGGGACATAGAGTTGCAGCTACGATTTCTAGGGAAATTTCTCTCCCGGGGTCCACGTTTGACATCAGGAAATTCCCTCTAAAACCGTTTAGTATTGTAGAGATAATGAGATATAAGATGGTAAATAGTCTCATAGCCTCTTATTTATGGTTACTTTTAGAATACAAGCCTTTCTTGATTATTTTAGGAGCTACCGGCTCTGGGAAGACAACCCTTTTGAATGCATTACTTAATCTCATAAATCCTAATTTCAAGATCCTTACAATAGAGGACACACCTGAAATAAACATAAGGAGCCAGAACTGGGTTAGGTTCATTTCACGTTCCACGTTATCAGGAAATTTTGATATTACAATGATGGATTTAGCTAGATTATCCTTAAGGTATAGGCCAGATTACCTAGTGGTGGGAGAAGTTAGGGGTAAGGAGATAGAGGCTCTGGTACACGCCTCAGCGTCCGGACATGGGTCACTAACTACCTTCCATGGTTCGAGGCCTACAGACGCTGTAACAAGGATTACAGACCTTTTAGCTAGTGATCTAGCTAAACTGTTTTTGCAGACAATATGGGCTTTTATAGTGGTAGGTAATGTCAAAGAGAACAATAAGACGAGGAGATCCGTGCTTTCTATCTATGAAGTTAGTTCTAAGAGTTCCAAGATCACTTTTAAAAAGGTAGTTGCTTGGTCCTACGATAAGTCGGAGTTTTCACCTTCTACCGTAGAAGATCTAATAAAGAAGTCAATACTACTGAAGAAGTTAAAGGAGGCATACAATGTTAATGTAAAAATGGAGTTAGACAGACGTGTAAAGTTTCTTGAAGGATTAGAAAAATCGGGCGTTTCAAGTTTTGAAGAGGTAAGCCAGAAGATTTTAGAGTTTTATGGGTTAGGTGATAATCTTGAAATGGCTAGCATGTGA